In Spinacia oleracea cultivar Varoflay chromosome 5, BTI_SOV_V1, whole genome shotgun sequence, a single window of DNA contains:
- the LOC110800817 gene encoding uncharacterized protein, with protein sequence MGRNVAPLSHLFFVDDSLVFTRANDIEAEDILDILESYELASGQKINLEKLEVSFSRDVSTNLQNMHQSRLTFAAVEGHDRYLGLPTYMGRSKKIVFQMIEDRVWKKIKGWKERFL encoded by the coding sequence ATGGGCAGGAATGTTGCTCCCCTCTCTCACTTATTCTTTGTCGACGATAGCTTGGTATTCACAAGAGCTAATGATATAGAAGCGGAAGATATTCTTGATATCCTTGAATCATATGAACTTGCCTCGGGTCAGAAGATAAACTTGGAGAAATTGGAGGTTTCTTTTAGTCGTGATGTAAGCACTAATTTGCAGAATATGCATCAATCGAGGTTGACATTTGCGGCCGTGGAAGGACACGATAGATATCTTGGATTACCCACATATATGGGTAGGTCTAAGAAAATAGTTTTCCAGATGATCGAGGACCGAGTATGGAAGAAGATTAAAGGGTGGAAAGAGAGATTTCTATAG
- the LOC110800811 gene encoding putative axial regulator YABBY 2 isoform X1, whose amino-acid sequence MEFSTSERVCYVHCTFCNTILAVSVPCCSIYNLVTVRCGHCANLLSVNIGVSPPSVPNQENSFQLMRQHYSNYQDVSKDSSTMTGGSSSSTITTMTSDQHDDQQSRLSPIRPPEKRQRVPSAYNKFIKEEIQRIKASNPEISHREAFSAAAKNWAHFPHIHFGLNLDLDGQRQARLDQAVAGIEGTNKSHGFY is encoded by the exons ATGGAGTTCAGTACTTCAGAGCGCGTCTGCTATGTTCACTGCACCTTCTGCAACACCATTTTAGCG GTGAGTGTGCCTTGCTGCAGCATATACAACTTGGTAACAGTAAGATGTGGTCATTGTGCCAACCTTCTTTCTGTTAACATAGGAGTTTCCCCTCCATCTGTTCCTAATCAAGAAAATAGTTTCCAG ttGATGAGGCAGCACTATAGTAATTACCAAGATGTGAGCAAGGATAGTAGTACTATGACAGGAGGCTCATCATCGTCAACTATTACTACAATGACTTCTGATCAGCATGATGATCAACAATCTCGACTCTCGCCCATTCGTC CCCCAGAAAAGAGACAACGCGTTCCTTCGGCTTATAACAAATTTATAAA AGAGGAAATCCAAAGGATAAAAGCTAGCAATCCTGAAATTAGCCATAGAGAGGCCTTCAGTGCAGCTGCTAAGAAT TGGGCACATTTTCCCCATATTCACTTTGGCTTAAATCTGGATTTGGATGGGCAAAGGCAAGCAAGATTGGACCAGGCAGTTGCTGGGATCGAAGGGACAAACAAGTCTCATGGATTCTACTAA
- the LOC110800811 gene encoding putative axial regulator YABBY 2 isoform X2, translated as MEFSTSERVCYVHCTFCNTILAVSVPCCSIYNLVTVRCGHCANLLSVNIGVSPPSVPNQENSFQHYSNYQDVSKDSSTMTGGSSSSTITTMTSDQHDDQQSRLSPIRPPEKRQRVPSAYNKFIKEEIQRIKASNPEISHREAFSAAAKNWAHFPHIHFGLNLDLDGQRQARLDQAVAGIEGTNKSHGFY; from the exons ATGGAGTTCAGTACTTCAGAGCGCGTCTGCTATGTTCACTGCACCTTCTGCAACACCATTTTAGCG GTGAGTGTGCCTTGCTGCAGCATATACAACTTGGTAACAGTAAGATGTGGTCATTGTGCCAACCTTCTTTCTGTTAACATAGGAGTTTCCCCTCCATCTGTTCCTAATCAAGAAAATAGTTTCCAG CACTATAGTAATTACCAAGATGTGAGCAAGGATAGTAGTACTATGACAGGAGGCTCATCATCGTCAACTATTACTACAATGACTTCTGATCAGCATGATGATCAACAATCTCGACTCTCGCCCATTCGTC CCCCAGAAAAGAGACAACGCGTTCCTTCGGCTTATAACAAATTTATAAA AGAGGAAATCCAAAGGATAAAAGCTAGCAATCCTGAAATTAGCCATAGAGAGGCCTTCAGTGCAGCTGCTAAGAAT TGGGCACATTTTCCCCATATTCACTTTGGCTTAAATCTGGATTTGGATGGGCAAAGGCAAGCAAGATTGGACCAGGCAGTTGCTGGGATCGAAGGGACAAACAAGTCTCATGGATTCTACTAA